Proteins encoded by one window of Roseofilum capinflatum BLCC-M114:
- a CDS encoding potassium channel family protein translates to MSTLSPTPPEANAPELNGDRFLICGLGRLGQECVIALKNFGVVVSGIEKIPPAEWELPKIPELLDTLIVGDCRQLHILEQAQIQTCRTVLIVTRDEEVNAQTALAVRQLNPSVRIVVRSAAHNLNQLLSEQLGNFFAAEPTQMIASAFGLAGLGAQTLGFFELEGQNLQVIAHRLEEGHRWCNTRSLQDLNTSKRRVLFYFPRPGLAPVFYQWNPKKIVKPGDTVVYVEVVEKFSLTDHRPDPKFRRHGSEAERPQTIGSRFSYLVQKQLFNLNFWQLQGQKFKTIFLISGVRKVAIINGIIVAFLLILGTVLFRFYYPNTTWLYAFYATGILLLGDYGELFGELEPVAKIPPGLQLFAFTLTLVGTAFVGVLYALLTEAILSSKFELLRRRPPIPKTDHLILVGLDHLGQQVASFLENLEQAIVAIPFNPHFDQSLFPHIPLVVGNLTESLTQANVMTAKSVIITTDNEMLNLEIALMARRLNPNTHLVIGTYGQGLSRYLSHLLTNVQILGTYEVAAEAFAGAAFGENIISLFRYHQTILVTEYQIEPIDTLHGLLISEVAYGYGVVVVLHQTSTETATLMPSDDLLLTVGDRIVVLSAIEGLKRIEQGTIASPTFQVRINSALSMDSAFDGANVIARIAGYRLSSARELMNHLPHILPKRLYLHQAERLVRELKRSRVKAELIRP, encoded by the coding sequence ATGTCAACTCTTTCACCGACTCCCCCAGAAGCCAATGCTCCAGAGTTAAATGGCGATCGCTTTTTGATCTGTGGCTTAGGTCGTCTCGGTCAAGAATGTGTGATTGCTCTGAAGAATTTTGGAGTCGTTGTCAGTGGTATTGAAAAAATCCCTCCTGCTGAATGGGAATTACCGAAAATTCCTGAATTATTAGATACATTAATTGTGGGAGACTGTCGGCAACTGCACATTCTCGAACAAGCTCAAATTCAAACCTGTCGGACAGTTTTAATTGTCACCAGGGATGAAGAAGTAAACGCCCAAACCGCTTTAGCAGTACGGCAACTGAATCCCAGCGTCAGAATTGTCGTGCGTTCTGCGGCCCATAATTTGAATCAACTGTTGAGCGAACAGTTGGGTAATTTTTTTGCGGCTGAACCGACGCAAATGATCGCCAGTGCCTTTGGTTTAGCGGGTTTGGGGGCCCAAACCTTGGGGTTTTTTGAGCTAGAGGGTCAAAATCTGCAAGTGATTGCCCATCGACTAGAAGAGGGTCATCGATGGTGTAACACGCGATCGCTTCAAGACCTCAATACCAGTAAGCGACGGGTGTTGTTTTATTTCCCTAGACCGGGGTTAGCGCCGGTTTTTTATCAGTGGAATCCCAAAAAAATTGTCAAGCCAGGAGATACAGTGGTTTATGTAGAAGTCGTGGAAAAGTTTTCACTGACCGATCATCGACCCGACCCCAAATTTAGGAGGCATGGGTCTGAAGCAGAAAGGCCTCAAACAATCGGCTCAAGATTCAGTTACTTGGTGCAAAAACAACTCTTTAACTTAAATTTTTGGCAGTTGCAAGGGCAAAAATTTAAAACTATTTTTTTGATCAGTGGAGTACGAAAAGTCGCGATAATCAATGGTATTATTGTCGCTTTTTTATTAATCCTAGGAACAGTTTTATTTAGATTTTACTATCCCAACACAACCTGGCTTTATGCCTTTTATGCCACAGGAATTCTTTTACTCGGAGACTATGGAGAATTGTTTGGCGAATTGGAACCCGTCGCTAAAATTCCTCCAGGTTTACAGTTATTTGCCTTTACCCTCACATTGGTGGGTACTGCATTTGTGGGAGTCCTGTATGCTCTGCTCACTGAAGCAATTCTTTCCTCTAAATTTGAATTATTGCGTCGCCGTCCTCCCATTCCTAAAACGGATCATTTAATCTTAGTGGGACTCGATCACCTCGGTCAACAAGTGGCGAGTTTCCTGGAGAATCTAGAACAAGCGATCGTCGCTATTCCCTTTAATCCCCATTTCGATCAAAGTTTATTCCCCCATATTCCCCTAGTTGTCGGAAATTTAACTGAAAGCCTAACCCAAGCCAATGTAATGACCGCTAAAAGTGTGATTATTACCACAGATAACGAAATGTTGAATCTGGAAATTGCTCTTATGGCTCGGCGGTTAAATCCGAACACTCATTTGGTGATTGGCACGTATGGCCAAGGCTTAAGCCGATATTTAAGTCATTTACTCACCAATGTGCAAATTTTGGGAACCTATGAAGTGGCAGCAGAAGCCTTTGCAGGAGCCGCCTTTGGTGAAAATATTATTAGTCTGTTTCGCTATCATCAAACCATTTTAGTCACGGAATATCAAATTGAACCGATTGATACGTTACATGGATTACTGATTAGTGAAGTGGCTTATGGGTATGGGGTGGTGGTGGTTCTTCATCAAACATCAACAGAGACGGCAACCTTGATGCCTTCTGACGATCTGCTGCTGACAGTGGGCGATCGCATTGTGGTATTGTCTGCCATTGAAGGCTTAAAACGGATTGAGCAAGGAACGATCGCTTCCCCGACGTTTCAGGTTCGTATCAATTCTGCCTTGAGCATGGATTCGGCTTTTGATGGCGCTAATGTGATTGCTCGGATTGCTGGATATCGTTTAAGTAGCGCTCGTGAGTTGATGAATCACTTGCCCCACATCTTACCGAAGCGGCTCTATCTACATCAAGCAGAGCGTTTAGTGCGAGAATTAAAGCGATCGCGAGTCAAAGCTGAATTAATCCGACCCTAA
- a CDS encoding tetratricopeptide repeat protein: MTTEELLKQGFGYHQQGEYTQAERVYEQILRQEPENTNVLCLLGMVARVQGKLEEAIACYQRAIALKPNFIEARFNLGNALSASQQTEEAIACYQTLLELQPSHAGAYSNLGLLYHQQNQVEEAKRAYEQAIAIDSNQVESFYNLGNLYKAEQDFDRAIAYYQQALNLNPNFAQALLNLGNTLQEQEQVTGINLNRRQEAIAYYHRALQANPNSTEAYCTLGHALIQQGQIAEAILAYQKCLKLNAEEPKAHTGLAFALLSLGFLEQGFSEYEWRWKTEEFTAGNLTQPSWNGEPLAGKTLMLYSEQGLGDMIQMIRYLPWVKEQGAKIILECRPPLKRLFATLPHVEQIVTREETLPTFDEHASLMSLPHLSKTSLQTIPAPLPFTLPDLSQNSILPETPGQLKVGLAWQGNREHPNNYLRTCSFSDLTPLFNCENVQFYSLQKDLSEGDRLQLEQTPIQPFPSDCEDLLDTAQIIRQLDLVITVDTAIAHLSATLGKPTWILLHFSCDWRWMLVRVDSPWYPTVRLFRQTQPGDWSTVIFQVQHALGEL; this comes from the coding sequence ATGACGACGGAAGAATTATTAAAACAGGGTTTTGGCTATCACCAACAGGGAGAATATACCCAAGCAGAACGGGTATATGAGCAAATTTTGCGCCAGGAACCAGAGAATACCAATGTGCTGTGTTTATTGGGGATGGTGGCACGGGTACAGGGAAAGTTAGAAGAAGCGATCGCCTGTTACCAAAGGGCGATCGCCCTGAAACCGAACTTTATTGAAGCGCGGTTTAACTTAGGTAATGCCTTAAGTGCCAGCCAACAGACAGAAGAGGCGATCGCCTGTTATCAAACTCTTTTGGAGTTACAACCGAGTCATGCTGGGGCGTATAGCAATCTGGGGTTACTCTACCATCAACAGAATCAGGTGGAAGAAGCGAAACGCGCTTATGAACAGGCGATCGCCATTGACTCCAATCAGGTGGAAAGCTTCTATAATCTCGGTAATCTCTATAAAGCTGAACAAGACTTCGATCGCGCCATTGCCTACTACCAGCAAGCCTTGAATCTCAATCCTAACTTTGCCCAAGCGCTACTTAATTTGGGCAATACCCTACAAGAGCAGGAACAAGTTACCGGAATTAACCTAAACCGTCGTCAGGAGGCGATCGCTTATTACCATCGCGCTCTCCAAGCTAACCCCAACTCTACCGAAGCCTATTGTACTCTCGGCCATGCCCTCATCCAACAAGGACAGATCGCCGAAGCCATCCTTGCCTATCAAAAATGCCTCAAACTCAACGCCGAAGAACCCAAAGCACATACGGGACTTGCTTTTGCGCTGCTGAGTCTCGGTTTTCTCGAACAAGGGTTTAGTGAATATGAATGGCGCTGGAAAACCGAAGAATTCACCGCAGGCAACCTCACCCAACCCTCTTGGAATGGCGAACCCCTAGCCGGTAAAACCCTGATGCTCTATAGCGAACAAGGCTTAGGGGACATGATACAAATGATCCGCTATCTCCCCTGGGTGAAGGAACAGGGAGCCAAAATTATCCTCGAATGTCGTCCACCTCTAAAGCGTCTCTTTGCCACCTTGCCCCATGTTGAGCAAATTGTTACCAGGGAAGAGACCTTACCTACTTTTGATGAACATGCCTCCTTAATGAGTTTGCCTCACCTGAGCAAAACTTCATTACAAACCATTCCAGCCCCGCTTCCGTTTACTTTACCGGATCTTTCTCAAAATTCGATCCTCCCAGAAACGCCAGGTCAACTGAAAGTAGGGTTAGCATGGCAAGGTAACAGGGAACATCCCAATAATTATTTACGAACTTGTTCGTTTTCTGACTTAACACCTCTGTTCAATTGCGAAAATGTACAATTTTATAGTCTTCAGAAAGACCTCTCAGAGGGAGATCGGCTACAACTAGAGCAAACCCCCATCCAGCCGTTCCCCTCAGACTGTGAGGACTTGCTAGACACCGCGCAAATCATCCGGCAACTGGATTTAGTGATTACTGTGGATACGGCGATCGCCCATTTATCCGCAACATTAGGCAAACCCACGTGGATACTGCTACATTTTAGCTGCGATTGGCGGTGGATGCTCGTGCGCGTTGATAGTCCTTGGTATCCTACTGTCCGCTTATTTCGCCAAACCCAACCCGGAGATTGGTCTACCGTCATCTTTCAAGTGCAACACGCACTGGGGGAACTCTGA
- a CDS encoding AMIN domain-containing protein codes for MKMTVNGLGWLGAIALSFLACPSLAGELRQWQYDPLKTELELTLAGEISPRYFVFENPLRVIIELPNTEIQVPIEKNSYSGAVQQISLERSNANQTQLILYLSPGVRLAPESVAIESYPTSAGLYKMAIRPLMTQDPSTSVLNLPPGRFEPPANQPLVSVPDLFPRSQPPATQTEEPTPGASAASLVTQPASVETTPDLVGMRRRSPSPTPAPTSDLPPIGSTVIPVIEFGQDFPSSNSRRRIAENTNSVLPGGIRLKLRYPGQESLYLSSSMPLQEVLIVHEAITDRQGSLLIPVGTPVIGQFQTQGQQSRFQATALVLGSEGAFPIQGQSDRLTSPIVEPGQVIEVRLGR; via the coding sequence ATGAAAATGACTGTGAATGGGTTAGGTTGGCTCGGAGCGATCGCCTTATCGTTTTTGGCTTGTCCCTCCCTCGCTGGGGAACTCAGACAATGGCAATATGACCCCCTGAAAACCGAATTAGAGTTAACCCTTGCAGGAGAGATCTCACCTCGGTACTTCGTTTTCGAGAATCCCCTCAGAGTTATTATAGAATTACCCAATACGGAAATTCAAGTACCAATTGAAAAAAATAGTTACTCTGGAGCCGTTCAGCAAATTTCCTTAGAGCGTTCAAACGCCAATCAAACACAGTTAATTTTATACTTATCTCCTGGAGTGAGGTTAGCCCCGGAATCCGTAGCGATCGAATCCTATCCCACATCAGCCGGACTGTACAAAATGGCGATCCGTCCGTTGATGACTCAAGATCCCTCAACATCAGTCCTGAATCTGCCACCAGGGAGGTTTGAACCGCCAGCTAATCAGCCTCTAGTGTCGGTTCCTGACCTGTTTCCCCGTTCCCAACCGCCAGCCACCCAGACAGAAGAACCCACCCCCGGAGCCTCAGCCGCTTCCCTCGTCACCCAACCAGCTTCCGTCGAAACAACACCAGATTTAGTCGGCATGAGGCGGCGATCGCCATCTCCAACCCCTGCCCCTACCTCAGATCTCCCTCCCATCGGCTCTACGGTGATTCCTGTCATTGAATTTGGGCAAGACTTTCCCTCGTCAAATTCACGGAGGAGAATCGCCGAGAATACCAACTCCGTTCTCCCTGGCGGAATACGCCTAAAATTACGATATCCAGGTCAGGAGAGCCTTTATCTCAGTTCCAGTATGCCCCTGCAAGAAGTGTTAATTGTTCATGAAGCCATCACAGATCGCCAGGGGAGTTTACTGATCCCGGTGGGAACTCCCGTAATTGGACAATTTCAAACCCAAGGGCAACAGAGTCGTTTTCAAGCTACAGCCCTGGTTCTCGGATCTGAGGGCGCTTTCCCCATTCAAGGACAATCCGATCGCCTCACCTCCCCCATTGTTGAACCCGGACAGGTGATTGAGGTTCGTTTAGGGAGATAG
- a CDS encoding PAS domain-containing sensor histidine kinase has product MYLYEHDATTTTHIGRMNFSEGLSSCSTPNVHKRLVKRTQQLAQANLELADEVAKRRQVEENYRSMFENAMEGMFQSTPEGELISANPALAEIYGYSSVEALKCEGIQVTAFYVDKDRRQEFVEQLTKQGRVRGFESQIRRLDGQVIWISETAREVRDAAGVLLYYEGMVQDITDRKQAELTIKESESSYRQQSEALQQALDQVQLAQSQLVQQEKMSALGQLVAGVAHEINNPVSFVCGNLTHAIAYTQDLLELVELYQTHYPEPVAEIKEAEEDLDVEFLVEDLPQVLTSMEVGANRIKQLVRSLRHFSRADDQTLQPVDLHEGLDSTLMILHNRLKAKGNQPEIVIDKKYGEIPQVVGYGGQLNQVFMNLLSNAIDAIEEKLEQGGYATENPQIEITTSLSSGDRVEVRIADNGTGMTPEIQEQVFNTYFTTKPLGKGTGLGLSLSQQIINERHSGQLRCDSQPGEGTTFIIELAVQ; this is encoded by the coding sequence ATGTACCTGTACGAACACGACGCGACCACCACAACCCATATTGGACGGATGAATTTCTCTGAAGGACTTAGCTCCTGCTCAACCCCCAATGTTCATAAAAGACTGGTAAAACGCACCCAGCAATTGGCCCAAGCTAACTTAGAGTTAGCGGATGAAGTCGCCAAGCGGAGACAAGTGGAAGAAAACTATCGCTCCATGTTTGAGAATGCCATGGAGGGCATGTTTCAAAGTACCCCAGAAGGGGAGTTAATCAGTGCGAATCCAGCTCTAGCTGAGATTTATGGTTATTCTAGTGTAGAAGCCCTGAAGTGTGAGGGAATTCAAGTAACAGCTTTTTATGTAGACAAAGACCGCCGCCAGGAGTTCGTTGAACAATTAACGAAGCAAGGACGGGTACGCGGTTTTGAATCGCAAATTCGCCGACTGGATGGCCAAGTGATTTGGATTTCGGAAACTGCCAGGGAAGTGCGGGATGCAGCCGGAGTCCTTCTCTATTATGAAGGCATGGTTCAGGATATCACCGATCGCAAACAGGCGGAATTAACGATCAAAGAGTCAGAATCATCTTATCGCCAACAGTCCGAAGCCCTGCAACAGGCTTTAGACCAGGTACAACTGGCCCAAAGTCAATTGGTGCAGCAGGAAAAAATGTCGGCCTTGGGTCAGTTGGTTGCAGGAGTCGCCCATGAGATTAATAATCCTGTCAGTTTCGTGTGTGGGAATTTGACCCACGCGATCGCCTATACTCAAGATTTATTAGAGTTAGTTGAACTCTACCAAACCCACTATCCGGAACCGGTGGCTGAAATTAAAGAGGCCGAAGAAGATCTAGATGTAGAGTTTTTAGTCGAAGATTTACCCCAAGTGCTGACTTCTATGGAAGTGGGAGCCAACCGCATTAAGCAACTGGTTCGCAGTTTGCGCCATTTTTCTCGTGCTGACGATCAAACCCTGCAACCGGTGGATCTCCATGAAGGTTTGGATAGCACCTTAATGATTTTACATAATCGCTTAAAAGCCAAGGGCAATCAACCAGAGATTGTCATCGATAAAAAGTATGGTGAAATTCCCCAGGTAGTGGGATATGGGGGACAACTCAATCAAGTTTTCATGAACTTGTTAAGTAATGCTATTGATGCGATTGAAGAAAAGCTCGAACAAGGCGGTTATGCTACGGAAAATCCCCAAATTGAGATTACCACTAGCTTATCCTCTGGCGATCGGGTGGAAGTTCGCATTGCTGATAATGGAACAGGTATGACTCCAGAGATTCAGGAGCAAGTGTTTAATACCTACTTTACCACCAAGCCTCTGGGCAAAGGCACAGGATTGGGACTATCCCTAAGTCAACAAATTATCAATGAACGCCATAGCGGACAGTTGAGATGTGACTCTCAACCGGGTGAAGGAACCACATTTATTATTGAGCTGGCAGTTCAATAA
- the rpmF gene encoding 50S ribosomal protein L32, with translation MAVPKKKTSKTKRNQRRAVWKRKAALEAQKAMSLGKSILTGRSNFVYPSDEDEEEE, from the coding sequence ATGGCTGTTCCCAAGAAGAAAACCTCTAAAACCAAACGCAATCAGCGTCGCGCTGTCTGGAAACGCAAGGCAGCACTCGAAGCCCAGAAAGCCATGTCTCTGGGTAAGTCCATCCTTACGGGACGATCCAATTTTGTTTATCCTTCTGATGAGGATGAAGAAGAAGAATAA
- a CDS encoding Coenzyme F420 hydrogenase/dehydrogenase, beta subunit C-terminal domain: MTSTAPKHHKAKALKPGSVPPAKELCSECGLCDTYYIHYVKEACAFINQQIPGLETESHGRARDLENENELYFGVHQEMMAARKVEPIEGAQWTGIVSTIAIEMLTQGKVEGVVCVQNTPEDRFQPMPVIARTPEEILAARVNKPTLSPNLSILEQVEQSGMKRLLAIGVGCQIQALRAVEKELGLEKLYVLGTPCVDNVTRAGLQKFLETTSRSPETVVHYEFMQDFRVHFKHEDGSTETVPFFGLKTNQLKDVFAPSCMTCFDYVNSLADLVVGYMGAPFGWQWIVVRNDTGKEMLDLAMEQLETQPVMSKGDRRQAVQQSIPAYDQGVTLPMWAAKLMGVVIEKIGPKGLEYARFSIDSHFTRNYLYTKRNYPEKLEQHVPEFAKKIVDQYQLPED, encoded by the coding sequence ATGACTTCTACTGCTCCTAAGCACCATAAAGCCAAAGCCCTGAAACCCGGTAGTGTGCCTCCGGCGAAAGAACTCTGTAGTGAATGTGGGCTGTGCGATACTTACTATATTCACTACGTTAAGGAAGCCTGCGCGTTTATTAATCAACAGATTCCTGGACTGGAAACGGAAAGTCATGGCAGAGCGCGGGATCTGGAGAATGAAAATGAACTCTATTTTGGCGTTCATCAGGAAATGATGGCTGCGCGGAAGGTAGAACCCATCGAGGGGGCGCAATGGACAGGAATTGTGAGTACGATCGCCATTGAAATGTTGACTCAGGGCAAGGTAGAAGGGGTGGTGTGCGTGCAAAACACCCCGGAGGATCGATTTCAACCTATGCCGGTAATTGCCCGCACTCCAGAGGAAATTCTGGCGGCACGGGTGAATAAGCCGACCCTTTCCCCGAATTTGTCGATTTTGGAGCAGGTGGAACAATCGGGGATGAAGCGCTTGTTGGCGATCGGGGTAGGCTGTCAAATTCAAGCCCTGCGAGCGGTTGAGAAGGAATTGGGGTTAGAGAAGCTCTATGTGTTGGGAACGCCTTGTGTGGATAATGTGACTCGCGCGGGGTTGCAAAAGTTCTTGGAAACCACCAGCCGATCGCCGGAAACTGTAGTTCATTATGAGTTTATGCAGGATTTCCGGGTACATTTCAAACATGAGGATGGCTCGACGGAAACCGTGCCCTTTTTCGGACTGAAGACGAATCAACTGAAGGATGTGTTTGCACCGTCGTGTATGACTTGCTTTGACTATGTGAACTCCCTGGCTGATTTGGTCGTCGGCTATATGGGTGCGCCCTTCGGGTGGCAATGGATTGTGGTTCGCAATGATACGGGTAAGGAAATGCTGGATTTGGCCATGGAGCAACTGGAAACTCAGCCGGTGATGTCGAAAGGCGATCGCCGTCAAGCCGTACAACAGAGTATTCCAGCCTACGATCAAGGGGTTACTCTTCCCATGTGGGCAGCCAAATTAATGGGGGTAGTGATCGAAAAAATCGGCCCCAAAGGGTTAGAATACGCCCGCTTTTCCATTGATTCCCACTTTACCCGCAACTATCTGTATACGAAGCGTAACTATCCGGAAAAACTAGAGCAGCACGTGCCAGAGTTTGCGAAGAAAATTGTGGATCAGTATCAGTTACCGGAAGATTAA
- a CDS encoding sulfite oxidase-like oxidoreductase, with protein sequence MAIGKFFHKPDPDVSDRTPPGQYLSKGFPVLTYGETPEVTAKTWELKVWGLVKEVTFTFSDLMALPQKDFTKDFHCVTRWSKLDVKWRGIRVVDFMQQIDLDPTATHVMQHAYGGYTTNLTLEDFLNQDNFFAHTLFGEPLPADHGGPVRLVVPHLYAWKSTKWIHGLEFLDHEELGFWERNGYHRRGEPWAQERYNG encoded by the coding sequence ATGGCAATTGGTAAATTTTTTCACAAACCCGATCCAGATGTGAGCGATCGCACTCCACCTGGACAATATTTGAGCAAGGGGTTTCCAGTTCTCACCTATGGGGAAACGCCGGAAGTGACTGCCAAGACCTGGGAATTAAAGGTATGGGGATTGGTCAAAGAAGTAACCTTCACCTTCTCTGACTTGATGGCCTTGCCCCAAAAAGACTTTACGAAAGACTTTCACTGTGTTACTCGCTGGTCAAAGCTGGATGTAAAGTGGCGTGGGATTCGAGTGGTTGACTTCATGCAACAGATCGACCTTGACCCAACAGCTACCCATGTCATGCAACATGCCTATGGAGGATACACCACCAATCTGACTCTGGAGGATTTCTTAAACCAAGATAACTTCTTTGCCCACACCCTCTTTGGTGAACCCTTACCCGCAGACCATGGTGGCCCCGTTCGCCTGGTTGTCCCCCATCTGTATGCTTGGAAAAGTACCAAGTGGATTCATGGGTTAGAATTTCTCGATCATGAAGAGCTAGGGTTTTGGGAGCGCAATGGTTATCATCGTCGCGGGGAACCTTGGGCACAAGAGCGATATAACGGGTAA
- the psb28 gene encoding photosystem II reaction center protein Psb28 translates to MAEIQLTKGITEKDVPEVRLTRSKDKSSGTATFIFSDPTVFKEGNTDEVTGLHLIDEEGELVSREVTAKFIDGKPTTVEAFLLMQGEAEWDRFMRFMERYAQENGLGFQKA, encoded by the coding sequence ATGGCAGAAATTCAGTTAACCAAAGGAATCACAGAAAAAGATGTTCCAGAAGTGCGTCTGACCCGTTCTAAAGATAAAAGTAGTGGTACAGCAACCTTTATTTTTTCCGATCCCACTGTTTTTAAGGAAGGCAATACCGATGAAGTGACTGGGTTGCACCTGATTGATGAAGAAGGAGAATTGGTCAGTCGGGAAGTGACGGCTAAGTTTATTGATGGTAAACCCACCACGGTAGAAGCCTTCTTGCTGATGCAGGGAGAGGCGGAGTGGGATCGGTTTATGCGCTTTATGGAACGCTACGCTCAAGAAAATGGTTTAGGGTTTCAGAAAGCATAA
- a CDS encoding ABC transporter ATP-binding protein: MTEDTACVIETWDLSKVYRTGFWLNQKIESLKSCSVKVYPGETFGLLGPNGAGKTTLLKTLLGIVRPTSGRGVLLGRPLGDRHIKQRIGYLPENAYYYDYLTGWEFLLFTAGLFQIPATVSRTRIPELLEQVGLDVKTAKTKQLRQYSKGMKQRIGFAQALINDPEVVFLDEPMSGLDPIGRYQIREIILSLKQAGKTLFFNSHILSDVEQVCDRIAILSQGELICCGSLDELLGQVQSYQARGKGGTLEVIKRWIPHLSFDRGCWVGEVQGNPYDFIASLRLMDAELLELKLARQSLEEFFQSKIGALRAGNGE; this comes from the coding sequence ATGACCGAAGACACTGCTTGTGTAATTGAAACTTGGGATTTGAGTAAGGTTTACCGGACGGGGTTTTGGTTAAACCAGAAGATAGAATCGCTCAAATCTTGCTCTGTGAAGGTGTATCCTGGAGAAACCTTTGGCTTACTTGGGCCCAATGGGGCAGGGAAAACCACACTGCTGAAGACCTTACTGGGAATTGTGCGCCCGACTTCTGGACGGGGGGTTTTGTTGGGTCGTCCCTTGGGCGATCGCCACATTAAGCAACGGATTGGCTATTTGCCGGAAAATGCCTATTATTACGATTATCTCACCGGTTGGGAATTTTTGCTCTTTACCGCCGGTTTATTCCAAATTCCTGCCACCGTTTCTCGTACCCGTATCCCCGAACTCTTAGAGCAGGTGGGATTAGATGTCAAAACGGCCAAAACCAAACAACTGCGCCAATATTCCAAGGGGATGAAACAGCGCATTGGCTTTGCCCAAGCCTTAATTAACGATCCAGAAGTGGTCTTTCTTGATGAACCTATGTCCGGCTTAGATCCCATTGGGCGCTATCAGATCCGCGAGATTATATTATCTCTGAAGCAGGCCGGAAAAACCCTGTTCTTTAATTCCCATATCCTCTCGGATGTCGAACAAGTGTGCGATCGCATCGCGATTCTATCCCAAGGGGAGTTAATTTGTTGTGGTTCTTTAGATGAATTATTAGGACAAGTGCAATCTTACCAAGCGCGAGGGAAAGGAGGCACTCTAGAGGTGATTAAGCGCTGGATTCCCCATCTCTCGTTCGATCGCGGCTGTTGGGTGGGTGAAGTCCAAGGGAATCCCTATGATTTTATCGCCAGTTTGCGCTTAATGGATGCTGAACTGCTGGAGTTAAAGTTAGCTCGTCAGTCCTTAGAGGAGTTTTTCCAATCTAAAATTGGAGCGTTACGGGCTGGTAATGGGGAATAA
- a CDS encoding DNA phosphorothioation-associated protein 4 — translation MAGYRIRLAKDKGELVKRLVESDEDNAPFETYADVVMFAASLGYQRNQAIPLNDTIAKEPAPIAWEIFRSRGYDRTIRLLAIAKTEDVSVLSLSSPEAIARQIQIVEEYANGGLQILEDELRGIVDITHHLPLMLHKQRHPQESPSEFDLRQFL, via the coding sequence ATGGCAGGATACCGCATTCGATTAGCAAAAGATAAGGGGGAGTTGGTCAAGCGGTTGGTTGAGTCTGATGAGGATAATGCGCCGTTTGAAACCTATGCGGATGTGGTGATGTTTGCGGCTTCCCTGGGCTATCAGCGCAATCAAGCTATTCCCCTCAATGACACCATTGCCAAGGAGCCTGCTCCCATTGCCTGGGAGATTTTTCGATCGCGAGGATACGATCGCACCATTCGCCTGTTGGCGATCGCCAAAACAGAGGATGTCAGCGTACTTTCCCTGTCCTCCCCAGAGGCGATCGCTCGGCAAATTCAAATTGTCGAAGAATATGCCAACGGGGGGCTACAAATCCTAGAAGATGAATTACGCGGCATTGTTGATATTACCCATCATCTGCCCCTGATGTTGCACAAGCAACGGCATCCCCAAGAGTCACCCTCAGAATTCGATTTACGCCAATTTCTCTAG